One genomic window of Comamonas serinivorans includes the following:
- a CDS encoding Maf family protein, whose product MIAHPFATPRLLLASQSPRRAQLLTQLGVPHAVLLPADAAAAEALEAVRVGELPADYVQRVTQAKLDGALQQLARAAAGQPGLAIQGGIDPGEDLAQAPVLCADTTVALGDRILGKPTDDADAAHMLRALQGSTHQVLTAVTVAWRGQRAAALSVSAVRFAPLNETDVARYVASGEPRGKAGAYGIQGLAAQFVAHVAGSYTGIVGLPLFETAQLLKTVGWWR is encoded by the coding sequence ATGATTGCTCACCCGTTTGCCACGCCCCGCCTGTTGCTGGCCTCGCAAAGCCCGCGCCGCGCGCAACTGCTGACGCAGCTGGGTGTGCCGCACGCGGTGTTGTTGCCGGCTGACGCCGCCGCAGCCGAGGCGCTGGAGGCCGTGCGCGTGGGCGAGCTGCCGGCGGACTATGTCCAGCGCGTCACCCAGGCCAAGCTGGATGGGGCGCTGCAACAGCTGGCGCGTGCCGCAGCGGGCCAGCCCGGCCTGGCGATCCAGGGCGGCATCGACCCCGGCGAGGACCTCGCCCAGGCGCCTGTGCTGTGCGCTGACACCACGGTGGCGCTGGGGGATCGCATCCTGGGCAAGCCGACCGACGACGCCGATGCCGCGCACATGCTGCGCGCGCTGCAGGGCAGCACCCATCAGGTGCTGACGGCGGTGACGGTGGCCTGGCGCGGGCAACGGGCGGCCGCCCTGTCGGTGTCGGCGGTGCGCTTTGCGCCGCTGAACGAGACCGACGTCGCGCGCTATGTGGCCAGCGGCGAACCGCGGGGCAAGGCGGGGGCCTACGGCATCCAGGGTTTGGCGGCGCAGTTTGTGGCGCACGTGGCGGGCAGCTACACGGGCATCGTGGGGTTGCCGCTGTTCGAGACGGCACAATTGCTCAAGACAGTGGGTTGGTGGCGTTGA